One segment of Vagococcus martis DNA contains the following:
- a CDS encoding iron-containing alcohol dehydrogenase: MMLNFNYYNPANIYFGKGEENKVGQLINSLTTTKRVLVLYSGDYIFDLGIWDTIERSCNDYNITLFKDGSVVPNPKLSLVQTLENLVRKENIDFILAVGGGSVIDTAKAISFGCLYDGDTWDFFTGEKTIEHALPIGVISTVASSGSEMSNATIISNGAYKLGVETNLIIPKFSILNPEFTQLLPAYPTGVGVSDILTHLLERYFTSVSDVTLTDFLLEGAIKSLIINGTKLMDDLSNYQLRAEVMWTASMAHNNSLELGREPDWASHRIEHEVSGQYGVVHGEGMAIIFPAWMSYVSKFHPDIFVQYGVRVFNIDPFAYTQTEIIELSIEKTKNFFTSMGMKSNLSELSISSEHFKEMAMRATKNDTQHIGHLKSLNSDDIIQILNLAL, translated from the coding sequence ATGATGTTAAATTTTAATTACTACAACCCAGCAAATATTTATTTTGGTAAAGGTGAGGAAAATAAAGTAGGACAGCTCATTAATAGCTTAACAACTACTAAACGTGTTCTTGTTCTATACAGTGGAGATTACATTTTTGATTTAGGTATATGGGATACTATTGAGCGTTCTTGTAATGACTATAATATTACTCTTTTTAAAGACGGTAGTGTTGTACCAAATCCCAAATTATCATTAGTCCAAACGTTAGAAAATTTGGTTAGAAAAGAAAATATCGATTTTATTTTAGCTGTAGGTGGCGGTAGTGTCATTGACACCGCAAAAGCGATCTCTTTTGGTTGCCTATATGATGGTGATACTTGGGATTTCTTTACAGGAGAAAAAACAATAGAACACGCTCTACCAATTGGCGTTATTTCGACTGTCGCTTCTTCAGGTTCAGAAATGTCTAATGCTACTATTATTTCCAATGGAGCATATAAATTAGGAGTAGAAACAAACCTTATTATTCCGAAGTTTTCAATTTTAAATCCAGAATTTACACAACTATTGCCTGCTTATCCAACTGGAGTAGGTGTTTCAGATATATTAACTCACCTGTTAGAAAGATATTTTACCTCGGTTTCTGATGTAACTTTAACCGATTTTCTATTAGAGGGCGCGATAAAATCACTTATTATAAACGGTACGAAACTCATGGATGATTTATCCAATTATCAATTGCGTGCAGAAGTCATGTGGACAGCTTCTATGGCTCATAATAATTCTCTTGAATTAGGGCGAGAACCTGACTGGGCATCTCATCGTATTGAGCATGAGGTGAGTGGGCAGTATGGCGTAGTTCATGGGGAAGGGATGGCTATTATATTCCCTGCTTGGATGTCATATGTTAGTAAGTTCCATCCTGACATTTTTGTACAGTATGGAGTAAGAGTTTTTAATATTGATCCTTTTGCTTATACTCAAACAGAGATTATCGAGCTCAGTATTGAAAAGACGAAGAACTTTTTTACTAGTATGGGAATGAAGTCCAATTTAAGTGAGCTATCCATTAGTTCAGAGCACTTTAAAGAAATGGCAATGCGTGCAACAAAAAATGATACACAACACATTGGTCACCTGAAATCTTTAAATTCAGATGACATTATCCAGATATTGAACTTAGCTTTATAA
- a CDS encoding IS1182 family transposase yields MYLEENDIAFAIDELVESIPVDVFSVFEHRMGTSSYHPKMMLKLILCGYTQSIFSGRKIEAMSKDSIRAMWLTQSQTPNFRTINRFRVNPLVQPILQECFIQFRNQLVSQQLIDEEAIFIDGTKLEANANKYTFVWKKSTQRYEESLREKSKSYYQQLVEEQIIPSICSEDDELNTENLKQIIDELEMKVSDLSTKIENTSDVQERKELRSERKEPKKALKAFSDFIYRKQKYKEQHDIYNGRNSYSKTDHDATFMRMKDDHMMNGQLKPGYNVQIATNHQYVLAYETFSNPTDFKTMIPFLDTIKKSYFDLPKYIVADAGYGSEENYQAILDDFERTPLVTYTMYQKEHTKKYKQNPFIPDNWIYNELADTYICPNNREVKFRNYSTRADKSGFKRQLKMYECESCLNCPVRALCTRAKSSKNRVIQKNGNWEYFKAHVRELLKEDVTGEIYRQRKIDVEPAFGNLKANLAFNRFSVRGKDKISQELGFALMALNLRKLRKKALCQLLLVRVKTLEFRI; encoded by the coding sequence ATTTATTTAGAAGAAAATGATATCGCTTTTGCGATTGATGAATTAGTAGAAAGTATCCCTGTGGATGTGTTCTCAGTTTTTGAGCATCGAATGGGAACTTCGTCTTATCATCCAAAAATGATGTTGAAGCTTATTCTGTGTGGCTACACTCAATCTATTTTTTCTGGCAGAAAGATAGAAGCTATGTCTAAAGATAGCATTCGTGCCATGTGGTTAACGCAATCACAGACACCTAACTTCAGAACAATTAATCGATTCAGAGTGAACCCACTGGTTCAACCGATACTTCAAGAATGTTTTATTCAATTTAGAAATCAGCTTGTTTCTCAACAATTAATTGATGAAGAAGCTATTTTTATTGATGGAACAAAGTTAGAAGCCAACGCAAATAAATATACCTTCGTTTGGAAAAAGAGTACACAACGTTATGAAGAATCTTTGAGAGAAAAGTCAAAGTCCTATTATCAACAACTTGTAGAAGAGCAAATCATTCCATCTATTTGTTCAGAAGATGATGAGTTAAACACAGAAAATTTAAAACAAATCATTGATGAGTTGGAAATGAAAGTAAGTGATTTAAGTACTAAAATTGAAAATACTTCAGATGTTCAAGAGAGAAAAGAACTTCGTTCTGAGCGTAAAGAGCCTAAAAAAGCATTGAAAGCTTTTTCTGACTTTATCTATAGAAAGCAAAAATATAAAGAACAACATGATATTTACAACGGTAGAAATAGCTATTCTAAAACAGATCATGATGCCACTTTTATGAGAATGAAAGATGACCACATGATGAATGGTCAGTTAAAACCTGGATATAACGTTCAAATTGCAACCAATCATCAATACGTTTTAGCATATGAAACATTTTCAAATCCAACGGATTTTAAAACAATGATTCCTTTCTTAGATACTATCAAGAAATCTTATTTTGACTTACCTAAATACATTGTGGCTGACGCAGGTTATGGTAGTGAAGAAAACTATCAAGCAATTTTAGATGATTTTGAAAGAACTCCATTAGTTACTTATACAATGTATCAGAAAGAACATACTAAAAAATACAAACAAAATCCATTCATTCCAGATAACTGGATTTATAATGAATTGGCAGATACTTATATTTGCCCGAATAATCGAGAAGTCAAATTTAGAAATTACTCTACTCGAGCGGATAAATCTGGATTCAAAAGACAACTTAAAATGTATGAATGTGAGTCTTGTTTAAATTGCCCAGTTAGAGCATTATGTACTCGTGCGAAGAGTAGTAAAAATCGAGTGATTCAAAAAAATGGGAATTGGGAATATTTTAAGGCTCACGTAAGAGAGCTTTTGAAAGAGGATGTCACAGGAGAAATATACCGTCAAAGAAAAATAGATGTTGAACCAGCCTTTGGAAATCTGAAGGCTAATTTGGCATTCAATCGATTCTCTGTAAGAGGAAAAGATAAGATTTCACAGGAGCTGGGATTTGCGTTAATGGCACTCAATTTAAGAAAACTGAGAAAAAAGGCTCTTTGTCAACTACTGTTGGTAAGAGTTAAAACGTTAGAATTTAGGATCTAG
- a CDS encoding NAD(P)/FAD-dependent oxidoreductase, which produces MAKTEIVVVGAGYSGIAATKMLSKKLKKNPDAHITLIDRHSYQTMMTELHEVAGGRVEPEAIQYDLQRLFCKRKNVSVVTDTVTTIDKENKIVKTKQGSYSFDYLVLGMGGEPNDFGTPGVKEHGFTLWSMDDAIKIREHIERTVALAAVEPDETKRKAMLNFVVCGSGFTGIEMVGELIDWKDRLAKNNKIKPEDINLMVVEAAPTILNMLDRNDAGKAEKYLTKKGVSILKDMPIVEVHEDHIILKSGEKIPTHTLIWTAGVKANSDAEKFDMPAARANRLVANEYMQAKGYEEKNIFVVGDLVYFEEADKENRPTPQIVQAAEQTGICAAKNILATINGTEKEAYKGKYDGFMVSIGSKYAVACVFDKYHLSGFFAMLMKHIINLRYFFDIRSGYYMFQYIMHEFFRIKDERNVFRGHTSRNSNVLWSVPLRVFYGCVWLVEAMKKVIGNGKVLQPSTWFGDGSWFTNTVAFPFEWLQPADATSGASQAADAAATTATADPTFGLSYAFGEEPMLVFKSMPDWFGSIMKFMMPNTEVALFMQKFMTLFEVALALAIIFGLFTWLANETTIVLVVMFCLSGMFYWVNIWFLFVAFALMNGSGRAFGLDKWVIPWIQRKLGNWWYGDVKARYGEKS; this is translated from the coding sequence ATGGCAAAGACTGAAATAGTAGTTGTCGGAGCAGGTTATTCTGGAATAGCTGCTACAAAGATGTTATCAAAAAAATTAAAAAAGAATCCAGATGCTCATATTACATTAATTGATCGTCATTCTTATCAAACGATGATGACAGAATTACATGAAGTTGCAGGCGGGCGTGTTGAGCCAGAAGCAATCCAATATGATTTACAACGTTTATTCTGTAAACGTAAAAATGTCAGTGTTGTAACAGATACAGTCACAACAATTGATAAAGAGAACAAAATCGTTAAAACCAAACAAGGTTCTTATTCTTTTGACTACCTAGTTTTAGGTATGGGAGGAGAACCTAATGACTTTGGTACACCTGGTGTTAAAGAACATGGATTTACTCTATGGTCTATGGATGACGCTATTAAAATTAGAGAGCACATCGAACGTACGGTTGCGCTTGCGGCTGTTGAGCCAGATGAAACAAAACGTAAAGCGATGTTGAATTTTGTTGTTTGTGGTTCTGGATTTACCGGTATTGAAATGGTCGGTGAATTAATCGACTGGAAAGACCGATTAGCTAAAAATAATAAAATTAAACCAGAAGATATCAATTTAATGGTGGTTGAAGCTGCTCCAACTATCTTAAACATGTTAGACCGAAATGATGCTGGAAAAGCTGAAAAATATCTAACTAAAAAAGGGGTTAGCATATTAAAAGATATGCCTATCGTTGAAGTACACGAAGATCACATCATCTTAAAATCTGGTGAAAAAATTCCAACTCATACATTAATTTGGACTGCTGGTGTTAAAGCAAATAGTGATGCTGAAAAATTCGATATGCCTGCTGCACGTGCAAATCGTTTAGTTGCTAATGAGTACATGCAAGCAAAAGGTTACGAAGAAAAAAATATTTTTGTTGTCGGAGATTTAGTTTACTTTGAAGAAGCTGATAAAGAAAACCGACCAACACCACAAATTGTACAAGCAGCTGAACAAACTGGTATCTGTGCTGCAAAAAATATTTTAGCTACTATCAATGGAACTGAAAAAGAAGCTTATAAAGGAAAATATGATGGCTTCATGGTATCTATTGGTTCTAAATATGCTGTTGCTTGTGTCTTTGATAAATATCACTTAAGTGGATTCTTTGCAATGTTGATGAAACACATTATTAACTTAAGATACTTCTTTGATATTCGCTCAGGTTATTATATGTTCCAATATATTATGCATGAATTTTTCCGAATTAAAGATGAACGAAATGTTTTCAGAGGACATACGTCACGTAATAGTAATGTGTTATGGTCTGTTCCATTACGCGTATTCTACGGATGTGTTTGGTTAGTTGAAGCCATGAAAAAAGTCATTGGTAATGGTAAAGTATTACAACCAAGTACGTGGTTTGGTGATGGCTCATGGTTCACCAACACTGTTGCGTTTCCGTTTGAATGGTTACAACCAGCTGATGCAACATCAGGTGCTTCTCAAGCCGCTGATGCTGCTGCAACTACTGCTACTGCTGATCCAACGTTTGGATTAAGTTATGCCTTTGGTGAAGAACCAATGCTTGTCTTTAAATCAATGCCTGACTGGTTTGGCTCTATTATGAAATTCATGATGCCAAATACTGAAGTTGCTTTATTTATGCAAAAATTCATGACACTATTTGAAGTAGCTCTAGCTCTAGCCATTATCTTTGGTTTATTTACTTGGTTAGCTAATGAGACTACGATTGTTTTAGTAGTTATGTTCTGTCTGTCAGGTATGTTCTATTGGGTTAACATTTGGTTCTTATTTGTTGCCTTTGCTTTAATGAATGGTTCTGGACGTGCCTTTGGATTAGATAAATGGGTTATCCCATGGATTCAACGCAAATTAGGTAATTGGTGGTATGGAGACGTCAAAGCTCGATACGGTGAAAAATCATAA
- a CDS encoding ISL3 family transposase codes for MDNNTRKLLNLTDDSLIFNEDWLSREARNNRSVNMITGRLVNKDKQCKKCGCYQSVKNGTYQTISQLPEVERRPTYLKLHRERYLCRNCGSTFSASTSLVDDYCQISKQLKYQIAFDLKENQSRKKIAEYHSVSENTVKRVLVSFTNNQQPNFNFLPTALCVDEFSSTSDCHAGMSFICADAASKKIIDILPDKRLHKLVSYFMKYSRKSRLKVRFLVMDMNASYGQLLKTVFPNAEIVTDRFHIIQHINRSFNTLRIKEMKQLKRHNQEEGKQYRRLKRYWKLLLKDSSELNYKHFYYRPLFKRNMSSTELVDELLSYSSLLKKAYHFMQELKYAYRTNDYVLFLELCSKIPVELPKYFKDKFKIFGKFSQGVMNAFKYSYSNGFLEGINNKIKVIKRVAYGYRNFLLFKRRIFLIQNQVFQVK; via the coding sequence ATGGATAATAATACAAGAAAACTACTCAATTTAACAGATGATTCTCTTATTTTTAATGAGGATTGGTTGTCTCGCGAAGCGAGAAACAACCGCTCAGTTAACATGATTACAGGAAGATTAGTGAATAAAGATAAGCAATGCAAGAAATGTGGATGTTATCAATCCGTTAAAAATGGAACGTATCAAACCATTAGTCAATTGCCTGAAGTTGAACGTCGCCCAACTTATCTAAAACTTCACAGAGAACGTTACCTTTGTAGAAACTGTGGATCAACTTTCAGTGCTTCTACTTCTCTAGTAGATGACTATTGTCAAATTTCTAAACAGCTTAAATACCAAATTGCCTTTGACTTAAAAGAGAATCAATCACGTAAAAAAATCGCAGAATACCACAGTGTCTCTGAAAATACTGTTAAACGTGTGTTAGTATCATTTACGAATAATCAGCAACCTAATTTTAACTTCTTGCCCACAGCTCTTTGTGTAGATGAGTTTAGCTCTACTTCTGATTGTCATGCTGGAATGAGCTTTATTTGTGCTGATGCGGCATCTAAAAAAATAATCGATATCTTACCTGATAAAAGATTGCATAAGTTGGTTTCTTACTTTATGAAGTATTCCAGAAAATCACGTCTAAAAGTAAGATTTTTGGTCATGGACATGAATGCAAGTTACGGTCAACTATTAAAAACAGTCTTTCCAAACGCCGAAATCGTTACAGATCGATTTCATATCATTCAACATATTAACCGCTCTTTCAACACCTTAAGAATAAAAGAAATGAAACAGCTAAAACGCCACAATCAAGAGGAAGGAAAGCAGTATCGAAGATTAAAGCGTTATTGGAAACTCCTTTTAAAGGACAGTTCTGAATTAAACTATAAACACTTTTATTATCGTCCTTTATTCAAGAGAAATATGTCATCTACCGAATTGGTAGATGAGTTACTTTCTTATAGTTCTCTATTAAAAAAAGCGTATCATTTTATGCAAGAATTGAAGTATGCTTATAGAACCAACGATTATGTTTTATTTTTAGAGTTATGTTCAAAGATACCTGTTGAATTACCAAAGTATTTTAAAGATAAATTCAAGATATTTGGTAAGTTCTCCCAAGGAGTCATGAATGCCTTTAAATACTCCTATTCAAATGGTTTCTTAGAAGGCATTAATAATAAAATTAAAGTGATTAAACGTGTGGCCTATGGCTATCGAAACTTTCTACTATTCAAACGACGTATCTTTTTGATTCAAAATCAAGTTTTTCAGGTTAAATAA
- a CDS encoding zinc ribbon domain-containing protein, which translates to MSKKQYQCEKCGCLDYTADQIQATGGDFSKIFNVQNKKFTTISCKQCGFTELYRNETSSGMNILDFLIGG; encoded by the coding sequence ATGTCAAAAAAACAATATCAGTGTGAAAAATGTGGGTGTTTAGACTATACAGCGGATCAAATTCAAGCAACAGGTGGCGATTTTTCAAAAATATTTAATGTTCAAAATAAAAAATTTACAACAATTAGTTGTAAGCAATGTGGTTTTACCGAATTATACCGTAATGAAACATCATCAGGAATGAATATTTTAGATTTCTTAATTGGCGGATAG
- a CDS encoding IS30 family transposase has translation MAQIQNTTQKLTYKHLSFEERQLIEVWHNRGDSNRAIGKRLGRHHQTINNELKRGTTTQIKENKKPRQLYFAETGQAKYIENRKRCGANSKLASAVDFINYACKQIIDFNWSPDAIVGFTKSMRTWNTPTVSTKTLYNYIDSGFLPIRNHHLKMKIRLSPKKKRSRKHKKELGKSIDERPSTVDDRKNFGHWEIDSVIGSKSKDDNAILTLVERKTRYMITVVLDDHTEESVCYTVNQLKSEFGQVNFSKMFQSITADNGSEFSSLHDTLQQITDVYFAHPYSSWERGTNERHNGLLRQFIPKGTPICNYSKQFIQLATEKINLLPRKILNYRQPATLFLEEIQKLKIKTCW, from the coding sequence ATGGCGCAAATTCAGAATACCACACAAAAATTGACTTATAAACATCTTTCCTTTGAAGAAAGACAACTTATTGAAGTTTGGCATAATAGAGGTGATTCTAATAGAGCAATCGGTAAACGATTAGGTCGACACCATCAAACAATAAACAATGAGCTAAAACGTGGTACAACAACGCAAATCAAAGAAAATAAAAAGCCTAGACAACTCTATTTTGCTGAGACAGGACAAGCTAAATATATAGAAAATAGAAAGCGTTGTGGTGCTAATTCTAAGCTAGCCAGTGCTGTTGACTTTATTAATTATGCCTGTAAACAGATTATTGATTTTAATTGGTCACCAGATGCAATTGTTGGTTTTACCAAGTCCATGAGGACCTGGAATACACCTACTGTCTCTACTAAGACACTTTATAATTATATTGATAGTGGCTTTTTACCTATTAGAAACCATCATCTCAAGATGAAGATCAGACTCTCACCTAAAAAGAAAAGAAGTCGTAAGCATAAAAAAGAACTAGGAAAATCGATTGATGAACGACCAAGTACAGTTGATGATAGAAAAAACTTTGGTCATTGGGAAATAGATAGCGTTATTGGTTCAAAATCTAAAGATGATAATGCTATACTTACTCTTGTTGAAAGAAAAACGCGTTACATGATCACTGTTGTTTTAGATGATCATACAGAAGAGTCTGTTTGTTATACTGTTAATCAATTAAAATCTGAGTTCGGACAAGTTAATTTTAGCAAGATGTTTCAATCAATTACTGCTGATAATGGTAGTGAATTTAGCTCGCTTCATGATACTCTCCAACAAATAACGGATGTCTATTTTGCTCATCCTTATTCTTCTTGGGAACGAGGTACAAATGAAAGACATAATGGTTTATTAAGACAATTTATTCCGAAAGGAACTCCAATCTGCAACTACTCAAAACAATTCATTCAACTGGCTACTGAAAAAATTAATCTTTTACCACGTAAAATCTTAAATTATAGACAACCAGCTACATTATTTTTAGAAGAAATTCAAAAGCTTAAAATCAAAACATGTTGGTAA
- the menA gene encoding 1,4-dihydroxy-2-naphthoate polyprenyltransferase, translating to MAVFFELVEIRTKLASVFPYFIGLLFSLYYFGQVNWVNMCLFFIGMFVFDMATTAINNLMDYLKAKDDSYQQLTNIIGRAGLKVSKVRDMIIGMIVFSSIIGLLLTFRTSLLLLPMGGLCFLIGIFYTFGPVPLSRMPLGELFSGVTMGFGIFFITLYLNVYDTGFLALNFANGQFMLSGNIKELIVSVWASIPMMFTIANIMLANNLCDLDQDILNHRYTLPFYIGRQNGVYLFDLLMYSCYFVIVIGVILGIYHWSMLIILVTFPLVKKNVSQFNKKQEKGTTFSVAIKNLVLFNGAQIIGLLLGIILT from the coding sequence ATGGCAGTGTTTTTTGAATTAGTTGAAATTCGAACAAAACTAGCAAGTGTTTTTCCTTATTTTATTGGATTATTATTTTCGTTGTACTATTTTGGGCAAGTAAACTGGGTTAATATGTGTCTATTTTTTATTGGGATGTTTGTTTTTGATATGGCAACCACAGCGATTAATAACCTGATGGACTATTTAAAAGCTAAGGATGATAGCTATCAACAGTTGACTAACATTATTGGAAGAGCTGGGTTAAAAGTATCAAAAGTTAGAGACATGATTATTGGAATGATTGTATTTTCTAGTATCATTGGTTTGTTGTTAACGTTTCGTACAAGTCTATTATTGCTTCCAATGGGTGGTCTATGTTTTTTGATTGGTATCTTTTATACATTTGGTCCAGTCCCGTTATCGAGAATGCCACTAGGAGAGTTATTTAGTGGTGTGACGATGGGATTTGGCATTTTCTTTATCACGTTATATTTAAATGTGTATGATACAGGATTTTTAGCTCTTAATTTTGCGAATGGTCAGTTCATGCTATCAGGCAATATTAAGGAGTTAATCGTCAGTGTATGGGCATCTATTCCTATGATGTTTACCATTGCCAACATTATGCTAGCCAATAATCTATGTGATTTAGATCAAGATATTTTAAATCATCGTTATACGTTACCATTCTATATTGGTAGACAAAATGGCGTGTACCTATTTGACTTATTAATGTATAGTTGCTATTTTGTGATAGTCATTGGGGTTATACTAGGCATTTATCATTGGAGCATGTTGATTATTTTAGTGACATTTCCACTGGTTAAAAAGAATGTCTCTCAATTTAATAAGAAACAAGAAAAAGGAACCACGTTTTCTGTAGCTATTAAAAATCTAGTATTATTTAATGGGGCACAGATTATAGGATTATTATTAGGGATTATATTAACTTAA
- a CDS encoding ISL3 family transposase, whose product MSYSQTIKDILNILDLNIIFNENCLSTRKIKGVFSRVFEGFLDETPECCLHCEEKDTHIIKWGYTTSLIKVPAISEYVTYVQLKKRRFLCKDCKSTFVLDTPFVSRNNSISNNLKRLVAKKLTSKQSMSDISKQANVSTSTVYRVLKEWYHPIQKYSYSLPAVLCFDEFKSVKKVAGSMSFIMIDGDTKELIDILPDRRLPKIEKYFNGFSLSNREQVKYVVSDIYQPYIILTKRLFPNAKVVLDKFHLVQHIGRAFQKIRIRIMNQLKHKDNRIIYRRIKKYWKLLQKSYGKLDFIQQQWHSSFKTYLSEKELLERLLTYNAELTDAYNIYQQILRAFQTKDYSLFVDLINQKTLFQEYIPVFKTFRKYQEEIKNTFETSYSNGPLECMNNHIKVIKRNAYGMRSFYNFKLRIAICLKKSVFKTPKKI is encoded by the coding sequence ATGTCATACTCACAGACTATCAAAGATATCTTAAATATACTAGACCTAAATATTATTTTTAATGAAAATTGTTTGTCTACTAGGAAAATAAAGGGAGTTTTCTCTAGAGTATTTGAAGGTTTTTTAGATGAAACACCAGAATGTTGTCTTCATTGCGAAGAAAAGGATACACACATTATTAAGTGGGGATATACTACTAGTTTAATTAAAGTTCCTGCTATTTCGGAATACGTTACATATGTTCAATTAAAGAAACGTCGTTTCTTGTGCAAAGATTGTAAATCGACATTTGTTTTAGATACGCCTTTTGTTTCTAGAAACAATTCTATTTCTAACAATTTAAAACGTCTTGTTGCTAAAAAACTAACTTCTAAACAATCTATGAGTGACATTTCAAAACAAGCAAACGTTTCTACTTCAACTGTTTATCGGGTACTTAAAGAATGGTATCACCCCATTCAGAAATATAGTTATTCCTTACCAGCTGTCCTTTGTTTTGATGAGTTTAAATCTGTAAAAAAAGTAGCTGGATCTATGAGTTTTATTATGATAGATGGTGACACTAAGGAGTTAATTGATATTTTACCTGATCGAAGATTACCTAAGATCGAGAAATACTTTAACGGATTCTCTTTATCTAACAGAGAACAAGTGAAGTATGTTGTTTCTGATATTTATCAACCCTACATCATCTTAACTAAGAGACTTTTTCCTAACGCTAAAGTCGTTTTAGATAAATTTCATCTAGTTCAACACATTGGTAGAGCTTTTCAAAAAATACGAATTAGAATAATGAATCAATTAAAGCATAAAGATAATCGAATTATTTATAGACGAATAAAAAAATATTGGAAATTACTTCAAAAAAGTTATGGCAAACTAGACTTTATTCAACAACAATGGCACTCTTCATTTAAAACGTATCTTTCTGAAAAAGAATTACTTGAACGCCTACTTACTTACAATGCTGAACTTACAGATGCTTATAATATTTACCAACAGATTTTAAGAGCTTTTCAAACAAAAGATTATTCTTTATTTGTAGATTTAATCAATCAAAAAACTCTTTTTCAAGAGTATATACCTGTTTTTAAAACATTTAGAAAGTATCAAGAAGAAATAAAAAATACTTTTGAAACATCGTATTCAAACGGTCCTTTAGAATGTATGAACAATCATATTAAAGTCATTAAGCGTAATGCCTATGGCATGAGAAGTTTTTATAATTTCAAATTACGAATAGCAATTTGTTTAAAAAAATCTGTATTCAAGACACCAAAAAAGATCTAG
- a CDS encoding FAD:protein FMN transferase, whose amino-acid sequence MKKNIITSMLLLTFTSFLIAGCSSKKTDSNTTAKQEKLVKEPYSERQFLMGTYVQVKIYNEGKEDVLKKAFDRIGVLDREITVNEKGSEVDEINNQAGIKPVKVSSDVYDLIKAAVEYTEDSNGGFDLAIGPITQLWHIGFDDARKPDQSEIDEALKKVDYKKVVLNDKEQTVYLEEKGMSLDLGAIAKGYITDEVVSVLKDNNVTSAIVDLGGNVYVLGDNPRSDSGKWKVGIQDPNEARNTVVGTVEEKNKSLVTSGIYERYLKVGDNVFHHLFNAKTGYPFDNEIAGVTIVSDTSIAGDALSTAVFSKGVKEGMAYVDSLDGVDAIFITKDDSIYISKGLQGNFKLNEESPYKLKDIKELK is encoded by the coding sequence ATGAAAAAAAATATAATCACGAGTATGCTATTATTAACTTTCACGAGTTTTTTAATAGCAGGGTGTTCAAGTAAGAAAACAGATTCTAATACAACAGCTAAACAAGAAAAACTTGTAAAAGAGCCTTATTCAGAAAGACAATTTTTGATGGGAACTTATGTACAAGTCAAAATTTACAATGAAGGAAAAGAAGATGTATTAAAAAAAGCGTTTGATCGCATAGGTGTATTAGATAGAGAAATTACAGTTAATGAAAAAGGATCTGAAGTGGATGAGATTAATAATCAGGCAGGGATTAAACCAGTAAAGGTCAGTTCAGATGTGTATGATTTGATCAAAGCTGCTGTAGAGTATACAGAAGACTCTAATGGAGGGTTTGATTTAGCTATTGGACCAATCACACAACTATGGCATATTGGATTTGACGATGCTAGAAAGCCTGACCAAAGTGAGATTGATGAAGCACTTAAAAAAGTAGATTATAAAAAAGTAGTTTTAAATGATAAAGAGCAAACTGTTTATTTAGAAGAAAAAGGGATGAGTCTAGATTTAGGTGCCATTGCTAAAGGATACATTACAGATGAGGTAGTGTCTGTCTTAAAAGATAACAACGTCACAAGTGCTATTGTTGATTTAGGGGGAAACGTCTATGTGTTAGGTGATAATCCTAGGAGTGATTCAGGTAAGTGGAAAGTCGGAATTCAAGATCCCAATGAAGCTAGAAATACTGTCGTTGGAACAGTAGAAGAAAAAAATAAATCACTTGTAACGTCTGGCATCTACGAACGTTATTTAAAAGTTGGCGACAACGTTTTTCATCATTTGTTTAACGCTAAAACAGGCTACCCATTTGATAATGAGATTGCAGGTGTGACGATTGTATCAGATACATCGATTGCTGGAGATGCCCTGTCAACAGCTGTGTTTTCTAAAGGTGTTAAAGAAGGTATGGCTTATGTAGATAGCCTGGATGGTGTCGATGCCATTTTTATTACAAAAGATGATAGTATCTACATAAGTAAAGGATTACAAGGTAACTTTAAGTTAAATGAAGAATCTCCTTATAAGCTTAAAGATATAAAAGAGTTGAAGTAG